In the Parasteatoda tepidariorum isolate YZ-2023 chromosome X2, CAS_Ptep_4.0, whole genome shotgun sequence genome, ttaatgtccaTTAAAATCCTGCACTGTATCGTTCATTTCAATGAAGCGATcaaaatttagtcatttaataaagaaaacgtTTCAAATAAGTAACTTCAACAATTATGATGTTACCACACAATTGTAAAACACCTTGACTCCTCTTTGAATGCAGgaaaatgacttaaatttaaaacaatttagctatatatatatatatatatgtatatatatatatatatatatatatatgtatatatatatatatatNNNNNNNNNNNNNNNNNNNNNNNNNNNNNNNNNNNNNNNNNNNNNNNNNNNNNNNNNNNNNNNNNNNNNNNNNNNNNNNNNNNNNNNNNNNNNNNNNNNNNNNNNNtatatatatatatttaatatatatcagTATATCAGTAATTCCCAAAATAGGCAgcgaaattttatgatttttcataatatattaatttctatttaaatgtttatttaatcatttaggTTTTGATGATGCTACCatacaatttacaaaaaatcaatcaggcataatttaaataactttattattccctcactaatatataaaatataaaatggtgGGAAGGATGCTAAAATGAAGGGTGAGGAGTTTAATTCTAAGGCATTAACTATTCTAACATAAATCTTAATTGcttgaaatgtaattttgttttttctttttaacttaatgtaattagaaattttgaatttagttttagtttatacttcctttatttctttgtatataatttgttaataatatgtTGAGAAACCAATGAGCGGAatatataattagtaaaatatatactatgaagtaataattgaaaatacataagtaattataaaactttttgttttatttagaaagagCTTATAAAATCTGTAAACTTCATggatcattttgaaattaagtgttatttggaattaaaaaaagaaaataaatgttaaatgcattagttaacttttagaaaaaaaagtaaatgcataCAAGgtgtgtaaataaaataatgagacTGGTTACGCAACGTTTGACACCACACCCTAAACCCACTTAGCTTGGATAGGTGGTAAATGACCCTCTCGGTAGATTATTGTGAACGTCCGAAGTCATTTTCTAGTGACATCAGTTTTTGTGATGGGTTTATAGGAGGATTCTTGCGAAAACGGTcattttaaattcctaaaatccaaaaaattaaaatgatgtgtaatttctaaaataattatggtttctaatattattgtaaCTTCTAATTaagtcaaggaaaaaaaaacaaaattacatttttggcaTTAGAGTTAGAAAATTATGTTAGAAAAGTTCAGCATTGTGTTAGGAAAGTTAATGCTTTAGAATTAAACCCTCGTCCTTCTTTTAGTCAGCATCCCTTCATTTTATATATCTATTAGTAAGggaatgaaaaattcattaaagttaggccttattgatttttttaaataaattatttgtaaatatacaagaaaataactgacaataaatattttaggtactttttattttttattttattcaaagaagtTAGACACGAGGGAAagataaatgtaagaaaattttacctgatttaatgcatttaaacgAATTCCAGAAGGAAAGCTACAgtaagtcataaaaaaatttctggtatattgttataagattttaattgtaaattattaaaggttaagttaaaatattttcttatgttgAGATTTAGAAGAGTCAGTACATTGCTTCAAAGCAACTATGCAATACTCtaaaaacaatctttaaaataatgctgtaactattttttttaatgagaaattgaatttaaaatagattttctgaattctatttttaaatcttctaaaATGGAAAATGCAAGCGTGTGAATTTACTGCTTATTTTctgcgtaaattttttttattatttcagtttaacaGTGGGTAAAAATGAGGGAAAGAAAAATAGGTAACTCTcagctacaaaaataaatgaaaattttaaataattatcttgtTTCATTATTCTGctgaaaaaaacattctaagaaGCACTTTCCAAACCctgaaaatatgaatataaataataataatcctaAAATAAGCATGATGTAAGCTCGGTTTTTCTTATTGTGAATATCTAGTCAAGAGAGCAACTGGAAAAAATCTAGTCTTGTATCTAGTCAAGAGAGCAACtggaaaaagtaagtttttttttttagtgtcatCAAATGTAAAAGAAACTATTTCAGAATAGCTCAAATTCTCCCCTTTTTAAAAACCCATGttctaacattttattataaacaaatggtttaaaagtatcaattaagagcagtatttttatttgcgttcagcttattttatctaaaaattatttctaatgtgtgaaaaatgcaaaaattaaaaatgttttgatggagACATTTCTCTGGTACATTGTAAATGTACTGGTACATTTTTTGTTCTCTAGTTTGAAAATCACAAAATGTTGTTCTAAGATTCAACTATACAGGACGTTCCATAATCAACTCActaaatatgtatgtttttagaaaaatttacaatgaaaatagCGAATTAATATTGGAATAACAAAAAACGTGCTCgaaatttttcaaagctttttcgcaaagtaaatttaaaaaaaagcaggaaTTTAAGTGTTTTTCATTTGTGGCAAGGCTATAAATACAAACTATATTCATaccattttctataaataattatcttagaaaggaaaattaacttaaatactttaaaagttattaaacttttttgaaatttttttaatttggcctTAATTCCACCTTAATCAGGGGCCGCCAAAGTGTTTGACATCAACAACCGGGGGTCGGTGTAATATAATTAGGGGTAAATCCGATTTAGGGGGCGATAAATGAATACCAATGCTATTCAATcgcaaatattttagaaatgaaattaaaattttaaattacgctTTGGAGATATTGAAAATATGGATATCCTAGAATGAATTGTCGTGAAACTTTCTGCTCAAGTTAAAAATACAGACAGTCATTTGAAAGATGAAGTAATTGAATTATTAGTGGGATAAGTGgaaagatgtttttaaatagtttaactgTGAGTAAATTTTGAacgaatataaatattactcaGGTATATCCAAAACTTTGTAATGTGGCATTTCTCTATTTAATTGCATTCATATATTGTTGAATTTAGCtaaaattctgttaattttattttaaaaaggcagaaaaaaattgaatgtggAGCTCCAAGgagatttaaaactaaaactaacaAATTTCGAGCCAAACATTGTTAATTTATTCAAGCAAATCCCTCTCATTGATTTATGTAATACTTTGttttagtcaaaataaaataaatcatttaagaaacaggtaagtttttcgtttttttaatcattttttaatatgtcggtaatagaattataaaatgcttGCGGTTCATGATTAAAAAAGTCTGGTAGTCTCAGACCTAAGTGAAAgttatcaaaatcaaataataattctccattttcgcaaattttaaaaagcccAGATTGTACAGTGCTggagtgattttttaaatattaaaaaaattaatcacaaacgcttttcattctCAGAAAACTGTTGCTTTTCTTCAAAGTGACGctcttgtaattttcaaaattagcataAAGGGAGCTGGTTAAAGATAGACTAAACTTAACCCAAATAGCTATGAATGGCTATTGCAAACTTGtagcagttatgaaaattgcatattattagTAAGAAAGTGTTATTTCATTGGCAAAtgagtgttatttattttcattagcaAAAAGTGTTATTACAAAATCTTTGTAAACAGCCTTAATCAAAATCAAGGTTTGATAAACGAACGAAGAAGCTTAAAACTAGCTTGATTGTCAGATGCTGCTAAAAAGCGCGtacaataatagtttttaaccaCTTCGTAATATATTCCTAAAATCTGGAGTGTGTGTGTTGATGATCTTAGGTTCCCCGTTTATTGACCTCGATAGTGATTCACCAGATTTTGATAGTGATTTTCGATTCGTATTCAAGCATAACTTGATAATTTTACAgcgtatatttttcaaacttaatttttaacaagatCTCAAAGTATTTTAGTATGAAGGCTAAGTAATAACGAAGGGAATAAGGAAAACCTTgtagatatatttattataaatggatattaataaaaaatggagaaaaaagatTTCTTGAAAAGTGGCGAAAACTAATGCTGCACATccatcttcttttaaaatatatgtaggtAGGTACGTTATTTAGTAGAGCTGTATAATGAGCTAtgggcgactgtctgggaaacatccttgagaatgatccaaagacatgacATCAAAAATGTGATCCTCTGGGATGGTTCTCATGCTTTGTGAGTTCAATGACCTGAGAGTGAAGTTGAGCattttacgatagaacagttataacgaggaccgataccatGCATCCTCGGCCCTACTCAGACTGATAaaaatggtcacccaccctcTATCTGACcccagccagtgatgcttgacttcggtgttcgaCTGAGAACCGAGTCCTTGAGTCCTTACGATCAGTCTACTTCGGGACTCTTTGTAAATATAActgcaaaacatttattttatttttgtgtttgtgtttatatatatatatatatatatatatatacatatatatatataNNNNNNNNNNNNNNNNNNNNNNNNNNNNNNNNNNNNNNNNNNNNNNNNNNNNNNNNNNNNNNNNNNNNNNNNNNNttttttttttaatataaattttaatttccacaaattatgtctaaattttcacaaaatagttacctctcagaaaaacctagacagacccctgatatatatatatatatatgcacacataaaattaatttaaaagaacagcAACAACACaacaataattctaaaaatattctttaattttgttattttggaGGAAAAGGCCTCATAAACCAAAAGAAAATCAAGTGAAATTTAATGTCAAGAGTTTTCCCTTTCAACATCATGTTCAATTCACAAACGctttagaagagaaaaaaaaattatgtagtcGGCTGACATTAGCTGTTAACTGATTGATAAacgtaatttgtttttcaaccctgcaattatgaaacattttgtaaaagctCACTGCTATTTTTCTTTGCACAAATGGGAGAGAATTTACGAGTTTAACGATGCGTGTTCTGAGTAAATGGatgaactgtttatttttttctattatattttcgGTAAGAATTTCTCAATGAAGCATTAATTTACCATGGATTGTTGAATTTCGTTGATAATTTGTATAGGGTCAATTCCATGGTTAACTGACTAATATTCACAAAGTAAAACAATAAGTTCATTGTAATATACTAgatgtaattcttttttaagatttttgtccattgtttattgttcttttttttaagctaatttagaggtataattgaatttcaaaaatactttacggataatttaaaaagtagttaaaagcATAGTAACTAATTGACGTAGTTATTGTCGTCTCATTATTGACAATCAGTTTCTCACTATTATCTTCAAACGTCcaaacattattttagaaatttccttATACCTTTgaattcatctttaaaaaaagacaataaataaaaaaaataaataaataataaataagtaaaaaataaataaataaaaaaaatttaaataaataataaataagtaaaaaataaataagtaaaaaaataaataataaataagtaaataatgaataaataaataaaaataaatctatgaaATCATACTCCATCAGATAACTGGCATAAGTTCAATGCCATGGTTCAACGCCAGTCAGTccctagttttatttttaattatctaatcaACAATTCGGAATTTCATTATTCCTTtgaattcaacttaaaaaagaaaataagcaaaagcaaaaatatagataaaaatataacaaataattaagaatatgaTTACTGATAGATGTAAGATTCATTAATGTCAGTCAGtttctaataacaattttttaaattatcaaaatagtattttgaaaatttggaaattaaattatacctttaagtacagtttaaaataaagacaataAGCCAGTGAAAgaacaattactttaaaagtatgtttattttatatttcaataccattatattgttttattttctgaatgtcAGTCTACCAGCCGTGGAACTAACcatatgcttaattttaataacgttAATTAACTAATGGTCgaaaaagtattgaattgtaaggaatacaaatttttaccttACTTGAAACTTCATAATTTtgagagaagaaataaaaattaataagaaatcgTACGAATAgttaaaaccaataaaaaataaaataacctttttttttaaaaaaaatgcattattgatAAATTACTCTACTCTActgatttcgtttaaattttagattttgatttcgtttaaattttggatATTGTATTGTCTAACATGATGTAAAAAGCTATATATCTTACAATTACAATTCAAGACTTTTTCCATTAGGAaattaaaggataaaaaatgataattaattataaaaactagttttcacatgaaatcatttttggataaataagttTGCCAAATTTTGGCAAGATTCTTtgattgaaatgaataatttcggaactatggtgaaatacgcaaaaagtgaaccTGCTATTACTTCATGTTAGCTTTGCTTTCTGACTTGCTATTACCTTCGTTACTGGGAACATATTTACCATGCTATTGGAACTTTATTATTGGAACCGCATTTTTTGTTCGATTGGaaccaatattttttagtttgcaGATATATCCCATATTTTAACGGTTAAATATTCAAATCCGTTCAAGAAAAAGTGCGTatacattgaaaaatgtaaaaagtgaaccagctattgaatcataatatcgTTGCTTTCTGACTTGCTATTGCTCTTGTTACTGAGATCATATTTACTATTAGAACCATATTATTGGAACCGAATTTTTCATGCTATTGgaactttattttcaagtttttggCAATATCTCATATATTAGCGGGCATAAATTCAAATCCATACATGAAGAggtatgtttgtttaaaaatattaagagttttATACTCCATCGCTGAACTTACTAAACTTTGGAGATCATGTAACCATATTTTGAAGATTGTGTCTACCTTTCATATTTGAGGGTTAACAATCTAAATGtcaagattttttttgcaattcgaccattagatcaaaagttattaatgtttATCATGTTTCTGTGCTCTGTAATATACGTATATACCAAGCACCTGAGCTTGTGCTATAAAATATATGTCtgcctatatttttaattttctgttcaaAACATCTACAGATTTCTCTTGGATGCTCGCTGTAATTTCTAAATGCCCTTAGGCagtcattgaaatatttcttatttcgagaattttaagcaattttgtgtaacacagtaaaaatattaatgtgaatgaaaaagcagaaaatttatttactcatttatttttcgaaGAATACTTTATTGATActatttgggaaaaaaattagagaatatTTAACGTgccttttaaaaaggaattaaatcaACTTACCCCTACTAGAAAGCTATAACTGACTCCATGAAAAGATAATAACTACTTACTTTTGCATTTCATCCTTTTCTACGACATAATGTTCACGCACCAAAAcgaaattcttgttttatatacattgtttaaaaatttgtttttgcttaaattGATAGATTAATGATAGACTATTTCAGATTTATTGAACAAATTCAAGCAAGTTCATTCATGTCTTTAGTTTCATTTAGCTTCTAAGATTTAATTTGGTtttgaaagattaatttttttccaaaattttcgcaattttttataaaagttatagtttgaaatgaaacaccgtattttttaatgatgttattatttcgtaatttttttccttatatttagCCCTTGTCttcctaataaataataactgagaaattttattaaaatacctccatagttttaaaaataaattctaaaaaacttAGTTTGTATTTACGAGGGAGAATATTTATAACCATTAAATGCCAATGCTTCGTTTTCGGAAggatacattaaaaatgaatttaaaaaaaatgaaaatctaaatattttattcttagaatTTATCGGAAAAAAACAAATCGCTTTGAAATCATAATATATAATCATATCTAGTTATAGCAATATATTcggtttttcgttttttttaattgaaaaggaATCTAAGACTAAATGTGtaccaccttttttttttacttgaagtcagttttttataatttcaataaggtggatttttttttctacagtaaTTATggattaaaacagttttttagaattttatcaatAGTTATAGTAGTTAAATTTCTAAGTTTGTTTGcttaacttaatataaaattttaaaagcgtgTTTAATTATCCATTAAGTTTTCTGCTGTTTTATCATTGAgtttcaaagaattattttatgttcattagtaaacaattatatatcaagaacacttttaaatatttcttgtatattaacttttaatggtaaaaaataagaTCTTCAATAGTTTAGTTTCTTATATCTCAGTAACGATTGCCCCTCTTCCAGATTTCAGATGTTAAATAACgtgttttttattatcttatctcaaaaaatgtgtttcgtgctctttttatgtgttttaggCTTATTTAGTTAGAACTATTCACATgaaatttaaacgttttttcCCCGTGAAGGttttaacaaatgtaaaaatctaaatgagtcataaaaagatttgtttacCTTTTATAGAATGCTGAGCtccaataaaacaatttcataaaattaacatgtttATTCATGTATTGGTATGAAAGATTTgtatgtacaaaaataaataaataatttaatttgtatcaaAGTTAATATGACGCTGTGACCCTTtcgaaaaaatgaaactttcatCATCAATGTTCGTAGCTGTCTTCTTCGCTCTTATTATATTCATCTGCGTAGCCATCGTTACTTCCAAAACCACCATAACTTTCTTCTGGAACTGGTATCTTGACAAATTGTGTAAGAGGAATATCACCTAGAAGGGGAAAGTTTTTCACAATTGGTACAGTGAGAACTTTTTCTTCTTGGTCACTGTCATATCCAAAGCTTCCTTCTCGTCCATAAGAAGACTCATCTGGATTATGTTCAAAAGAGTCAATTTCGTGAGCACCATAACCACCTTCTAGCTCATGGCCATCATACTCAGTAGAAAGCCCTGTTCCTTCATTGTATCCTTCAAAGTGTGCACCATATCCTTCAGCAAATCCTTTTCCAGCACCAAAACCGTTTCCATATCCGTGGCCAGATCCTTTTCCTACGCCACTTCCTAGTCCTTTGCCAATTCCACTACCAATTCCTTTTCCAACTCCACTTCCTAGTCCTTTTCCAATTCCACTTCCAATGCCCTTTCCGACACCACTGCCGAAACCTTTTCCCACACCACTACCTAAACCTTTCCCTACACCACTTCCGATGCCCTTGCCAACACCACTTCCTATTCCTTTACCTACCCCGCTTCCAATTCCACTTCCTATACCTTTGCCTACTCCACTTCCTACTCCACTACCCACACCACTTCCAATTCCACTACCTAGACCTTTACCAACCCCACTTCCAATTCCACTTCCTAAACCTTTACCAACACCACTTCCAATTCCACTACCTAGACCTTTACCAACCCCACTTCCAATACCACTTCCTAGTCCTTTACCCACTCCACTACCTAAACCTTTACCAACACCACTTCCAATTCCACTTCCTAGACCTGTTCCCACACCACTTCCAATTCCACTACCTAAACCTTTACCCACCCCGCTTCCTATTCCGCTACCTAGACCTTTGCCCACTCCACTACCTACTCCTTTACCAATTCCAGATCCGATACCACTTCCGAGTCCTTTTCCTAATCCACTCCCAAATCCATGACCATGACCATGACCATGGCCGAGTCCATGACCATGTCCATGCCCAATTCCACTACCAAAGCCATGTCCCAGGCCTTTGCCGGCACCATGTCCTAATCCACTTCCCAACCCGTGCCCACTTCCAATTCCTGAACCAAGTCCTTTGCCTCCTCCAATTCCAGAACCTAAGCCTTTTCCACTTCCTATTCCTGAACCTAGGCCTTTTCCTCCTCCAAAGCCTGATCCTAAACCTTTACCAGCACCAAATCCTCCTCCGGAGCCAAGTCCTTTTCCGCCTCCTAATCCACTTCCTCCACCGTATCCTCCACCGTAACCGCCACCATGAGCACTTCCTATTCCATAACCAGCTGCTTCATCTTCTACTTCATCAGAATAATATCCATGACTTAGTGCTAAGAGCAGAGACAAAGTGCATAGGGACAGctgaaagcattaaaaaaatatatgttaacaTAACCCTACCAgaaatacaaattcaaatttacaaataatttttggagattaaaaacttttttgcagtatttgaaaaattcaaatgttaaacCTATACACCTAGCAACaaggaatatttatttctattttttgaacaattactTATGCTccagaaaaatttgttaataagcttctttaaatataatttagtttattatattcataatttgttatacgaaataatttaattgtatttatcaaCGTAATCTATCAATTTAATTCTGTTCTTGGGATTCCAGTGCTAGATATTCAAATAGACTGTCACAATGACTAAATttacacttatttgcagttattaaaatgcaagagaaacagttactcatctttgaaatttctctaatttacaaaattaattattgattaatggTTGAATATGgatgaaaaaaatgtcaaactactttttattagaatttatatttaatatatatatactagagggctccgccccctgctcactaccgctcgccaacccccgataaTTGCTTCGCAATTACATTTTCGTTCGCTTCGCGAGCAAACTTAAAGTCGTTTTCCTGGAGATTAGCTGGCAATTTTTCTGCACCAACATCAGATAGAGAGAATATGATAGGATTGTAAAATGTTAGAGGAACTTATTATCagcattataaacttatatatatagcaattttaatacaaacaatattataaacttatataaagcgatattttaacacattactATAGGGCATTAGCCGGAGATTAAT is a window encoding:
- the LOC107455412 gene encoding uncharacterized protein encodes the protein MKRMLSLCTLSLLLALSHGYYSDEVEDEAAGYGIGSAHGGGYGGGYGGGSGLGGGKGLGSGGGFGAGKGLGSGFGGGKGLGSGIGSGKGLGSGIGGGKGLGSGIGSGHGLGSGLGHGAGKGLGHGFGSGIGHGHGHGLGHGHGHGHGFGSGLGKGLGSGIGSGIGKGVGSGVGKGLGSGIGSGVGKGLGSGIGSGVGTGLGSGIGSGVGKGLGSGVGKGLGSGIGSGVGKGLGSGIGSGVGKGLGSGIGSGVGKGLGSGIGSGVGSGVGSGVGKGIGSGIGSGVGKGIGSGVGKGIGSGVGKGLGSGVGKGFGSGVGKGIGSGIGKGLGSGVGKGIGSGIGKGLGSGVGKGSGHGYGNGFGAGKGFAEGYGAHFEGYNEGTGLSTEYDGHELEGGYGAHEIDSFEHNPDESSYGREGSFGYDSDQEEKVLTVPIVKNFPLLGDIPLTQFVKIPVPEESYGGFGSNDGYADEYNKSEEDSYEH